Sequence from the Streptosporangiales bacterium genome:
CGACTTCCCGCAATACCGCTCGCTCCTGCCGGCGGAGTCCGCGACCGTGGCGCGCGTCGAGACCGCGGCACTCGTCGAGTCGCTGCGCAGGGTGGCGCTCGTCGCCGACCGAAACGCCGCGATACGCCTCGGCTTCAGCCAGGGCGAACTGCTGCTCGAGGCGGGCAGCGGTGACGAGGCCCAGGCCGCGGAGTCGCTCGAGTGCGCCATCGAGGGTGACGACGTCCGCATCGCCTTCAACCCCGGCTACCTGCTCGACGGTCTCGGGGTGCTCGATGCGCCGGTCTCGCTGCTGTCGTTCACCACGTCGAAGAAGCCGGTCGTCGTCACGCCCGCCGACGACGACGGCAAGCCGACGGTCGACTACAAGTACCTGCTGATGCCGATGCGCCTGCCGGAGTGATGGCACGGCAGTAACGGTGACCGTCCACGGCGTAGAGGGGATCCCTTGATGCAGCTCGGCATGATCGGGCTCGGACGCATGGGCGCGAACATGGCCGAGCGCGTGCGGCGCGGTGGCCACACGATCGTCGGCTACGACGTCTCCGCCGACAGCGGTCGCGACGTCGCGACGCTCGAGGAGCTCGTCGCCGCCCTCACCCCGCCGCGGGCGGTCTGGATCATGGTGCCGCTCCAGTTCGTCGGCCCGACCGTCGAGACACTCGCCGGCCTGCTCGGCGAAGGCGACGTCGTCGTCGACGGCGGTAACTCCCGCTGGTCCGACGACAAGGAGCGCGCCGGCCTGCTCGCCGAGCGCGGTGTCGGGTTCGTCGACTGCGGTGTGTCTGGTGGCATCTGGGGCCTCGACAACGGCTACGCGCTGATGTGCGGCGGATCGGCGGACGACGTCGCGCGGCTGCGACCGGTCTTCGACGCGCTCAGGCCCGAGGGCGGCAGCGGGTTCGTCCACGCCGGCCCCGTCGGTGCGGGCCACTTCACCAAGATGGTCCACAACGGCATCGAGTACGGCATGATGCAGGCGCTCGCCGAGGGCTACGAGCTGCTGACCGCGGCGGAGCTCGTCGAGGATCCCGACGCGTGCGTGCGCAGCTGGCGCAAGGGCACGGTGATCCAGTCATGGCTGCTCGACCTGCTCGCCCGGTCGTTCGACGACGATCCGCGACTGGAGCAGATCGACGACTACGCCGAGGACTCCGGCGAGGGCCGGTGGACCGTCGAGGCGGCCGTCGACAACGCGGTGCCGATCTCGACGATCTCGGCCGCACTCTTCGCCCGCTTCGCGTCGCGCCAGCACGAGTCCGTGGCGATGAAGGCGGTCGCCGCGATGCGCAACCAGTTCGGCGGGCACGCGATCCACCGGGCCGACGGCACGGTGAGCGAGCCGGTCCGACGTCCCGACGGCACCACCGTGCCGCCACGGTCGCGGGACTGACCTCCGGCCGTGCACGTCGCGCACCTGTCCCTCACCGACTTCCGCTCGTACCCGTCCGTCGAGGTTCCCTTCGACGCCGGCGTCACCGCGTTCGTCGGACCGAACGGTCAGGGTAAGACCAACCTCGTCGAGGCGATCGCGTACGTCGCCACGCTCGGCAGCCACCGGGTCGCGAGCGACGCGCCACTCGTCCGCGCCGGCACCGACCGCGCGATCGTCAGGTGTGCGGTCGAGCGCGACGGAAGGCGCAACCTGGTCGAGCTCGAGATCAATCCGGGCAAGGCCAACCGCGCGCGGATCAACAAGGGTGCGGTGCCGCGAGCGCGCGAGGTGCTCGGCCTCGTCACCACCGTGCTGTTCGCGCCCGAGGATCTCGCGCTCGTCCGCGGGGATCCCGGTGAGCGCAGGCGCTTCCTCGACGACCTCGTCGTCGCGCGGCTGCCGAGCTTCGCGTCCGTCCGCGCTGACTACGACCGCGTGCTCAAGCAGCGCAACGCCCTGCTGAAGTCCGCGGCCGCCACCGGTGCCCGCCGCGCGCCGCAGCTCTCCACGCTCGACGTCTGGGACGGCCACCTCGCGCGCACCGGCGCCGAGCTGCTCGCCGCGAGGCTCCGCCTCGTCGATGCGCTACGGCCGCACGTCGGCAAGGCGTACGACGAGATCTCGCACGGCGGCGGCGGACCGGCTCGCCTCACGTACCGTTCCTCGCTCGGCCCGGACGCCCCGGTCGAGGCCGATCCCCAGGTGCTCGCCGCGGCGATGCAGGCGGCCGTCGCCGCGCGCCGCAAGGATGAGCTCGACCGCGGCGTGACGCTCGTCGGACCGCACCGGGACGAGCTCGAACTCGAGCTCGGCGACCTCGCCGTCCGCGGCTACGCGAGTCACGGTGAGTCCTGGTCGCTCGCGCTCGCCCTGCGGCTCGGGTCGTTCGAGCTGCTCCGCGGTGACCTCGCCGGCGATCCCGTGCTGATCCTCGACGACGTGTTCGCCGAGCTCGACGTCGAGCGCCGGCACCGGCTCGCCGAGCTGACGGCGTCCGCCGACCAGGTGCTCGTCACCGCGGCGGTGCCCGCCGACGTCCCCGAGGTGCTCTCCGGTGCCCGGTTCGACGTCATGGAGGGGGAGGTGACCCGTGTCCGATGAGCACGAGCCGGTGCCCCGCCCGGCCGACGACGCCCCGCCCCCGGCCGACCTCGCCCGGGCGGCACTGAACCGTGTCAAGGACGTCGCCCTTCGCCGCGGTGCCACCCCCGGCTCCGGCTCGACGCGGTCGCGTCGCGCCGAGCCCCGCAAGGTCCGCCCCGGCGACCCGGAGCTGGTCGGCTCGACCATCGACGAGCTGATGACCCAGCGTGGGTGGGACGAACGAGCCACGATCGGGGCGCTGTTCGGCCGGTGGCCCGACCTCGTCGGGCCGCAGCTCGCCGAGCACTGCCGGCCGCGCAGCTACGACGAGGGCCGGCTGCATGTCACCGCCGACTCCACCGCCTGGGCGACCCACCTGCGCGCGCTTGCCCCCGAGCTGCTGCGCCGGCTCGGTGAGGAACTCGGCCCCGAGGTCGTCCGAGATGTCCGGATCACGGGGCCGACCGCCCCGAGCTGGCGGCACGGTCCGCGCCACGTCCGTGGCCGGGGACCGCGGGACACCTATGGCTGAGCCGCGAACCCGCAGCACCGTCTCTGGCGGTGGCGCCGGGGGTACTCCGCGTATCCCTGGTCGGCCCCGGCGAGTTCGTTCGACTGAGGGCCGTTCGAGGGGCTCTGGTGCGCTTTCTGCGTGTGCCGTCCGGGTAGGATGGACACAGCATTCCGGCGGGCGGCTCCCTGAGGCGTCCGTCAGCCCTGATTCCGTTCTGCTCGTGACCCCGGGGGTGGCTCGGTCCGGAGCGGAGCAGGGCACGAGCGCCGGTCTCGGCGCTCCCACTCTCGTCGGCGTGGGCACGCTCACGCTGCCTGGCGGGAGTGCGGTCACGGCAGTGCCTGGCACCTGGTGGCACTGGCAGGGAGGGACTCCGACCCGTGTCCTATGACGCCACCTCGATCACCGTCCTCGAGGGTCTCGAAGCCGTACGCAAGCGTCCCGGCATGTACATCGGCTCGACCGGTGAACGAGGCCTGCACCACCTGATGAACGAGGTCGTCGACAACTCCGTCGACGAGGCGCTCGCCGGTGTCTGCACGGATATCAACGTCACCCTGCTCGCCGACGGCGGCCTGCGGGTCGTCGACAACGGCCGCGGCATCCCGGTCGACGAGATGGCGAACGAGAAGCGCCCGGCGCTCGAGGTCATCATGACCACGCTGCACGCGGGTGGGAAGTTCGGCGGCGACGGTTACACCGTCTCCGGCGGCCTGCACGGTGTCGGCGTCTCGGTCGTCAACGCGCTCTCGAGCCGGCTCGAGGTCGAGGTGCACCGCGAGGGACGGATCTGGCGACAGGCGTACGTGCGCGGTGACCCGACCGGTCCGGTCACCAACGCAGGCGAGACGGACCGCACCGGCACCACCACCACGTTCTGGGCCGACACCGAGGTCTTCGAGACCACCACCTACGTGTTCGAGGTGCTGGCCCGCCGGCTGCAGGAGATGGCGTTCCTCAACAAGGGCCTGCGGATCACCCTGCGCGACGAGCGTCCCGGTGGCGAGGACGTCTCCGAGCAGAACGGCGGCGAGTCCTCGGGACAGCGCGAGGTCTCGTACAAGTACGACGAGGGCATCGTCGACTTCGTCCGGCACCTCAACGCCACCAAGGATCCCGTGCACAGCTCGGTGATCTCGTGGTCATCGGAGGATACCGAGCGCGGCATCTCGCTCGAGGTGGCCATGCAGTGGAACACCACGTTCAGCGAGAGCGTGTACACGTTCGCCAACACGATCAACACGGTCGAGGGCGGCACGCACGAGGAGGGGTTCCGCGCCGCACTCACCTCGCTCGTCAACAGGTACGCGCGGCATTGGAACGTGCTGAAAGAGAAGGACCCCAACTTCACCGGCGACGACGTCCGCGAGGGCCTGACCGCGATCGTCTCCGTCAAGATGCGCGATCCACAGTTCGAGGGCCAGACCAAGACCAAGCTCGGCAACACCGAGGCGAAGACGTACGTCCAGACCTCCACCGGCGACATGTTGAGCGCGTGGCTCGACAAGAACCCGGGTGAGGGTAAGGACATCGCGCGCAAGGGTTTCGCCGCCGCGATGGCGCGGATCGCCGCGCGCAAGGCACGCGATCTCGCCCGCAACCGCAAGGGTCTGCTGTCGGCCGGCGGTCTGCCTGGCAAGCTCGCCGACTGCCAGTCGACGCTGCCGGAGGAGTGCGAGGTCTTCATCGTCGAGGGCGACTCGGCCGGCGGCTCGGGCAAGGGCGGCCGCGACGTCCGCATCCAGGCGATCCTGCCGATCCGGGGCAAGATCCTCAACGTCGAGAAGGCCCGCATCGACAAGGTCCTGCAGAACCAGGAGGTGCAGGCCCTCATCTCCGCGCTCGGCACCGGTATCCACGAGGACTTCGACGTCGCGAAGCTGCGGTACCACAAGATCATCCTGATGGCCGACGCCGACGTCGACGGCCAGCACATCCGCACGCTGCTGCTGACGTTGCTGTTCCGGTTCATGCGCGGCCTGATCGAGGGCGGCTACGTCTACCTCGCCCAGCCGCCGCTGTACCGGATCAAATGGACCAACGCCGCGGACGACTTCGTCTACTCCGACCGGGAGCGCGACGGCCTGCTCAAGCTGGGCCAGGAGTCCGGGCGGCGGCTGAAGCAGGACGGCATCCAGCGCTACAAGGGTCTGGGCGAGATGAACGCCAACGAGCTCTGGGACACCACGATGGATCCCGACAAGCGGGTGCTGCTCCAGGTGAGTCTCGACGACGCCGCTCAGGCGGACGAGATGTTCAGCGTGCTGATGGGCGAGGACGTCGAGAGTCGCCGCAAGTTCATCCAGCGCAACGCCAAAGACGTGCGCTTCCTGGACATCTGATCCGCGATGCGGCTGTTCTACGACAACGGTGATGTGCGCGCGCCGCTGCGGTGCGTGCCACGGAGGGAATCAGCGTGACCGAAGACGCCACCACGTCGGAGCGGGTGTCGATCGAGCCCGTCGACCTCCAGGTGGAGATGCAACGCTCCTACCTGGACTACGCGATGAGCGTGATCGTCTCCCGTGCTCTACCCGACGTCCGCGACGGGCTCAAGCCGGTGCACCGGCGGGTGCTCTACGCGATGTACGACGGCGGGTACCGTCCCGACCGCAGTCACAGCAAGTGCTCGCGCGTCGTCGGCGACGTCATGGGGCACTACCACCCGCACGGTGACACCGCGATCTACGACGCGCTGGTACGGCTGGCGCAGCCGTGGTCGATGCGTTACCCGCTCGTCGACGGGCAGGGCAACTTCGGCTCGCGGGGAAACGACCCGCCGGCCGCCATGCGCTACACGGAGTGCCGCATGGCGTCCCTCGCGATGGAGATGGTCCGGGCCATCGACGAGGACACCGTCGACTTCTCCGACAACTACGACGGCAAGACCAAGGAGCCCGACGTCCTGCCGGCGCGGTTCCCGAACCTCCTGGTCAACGGCGCCTCGGGCATCGCCGTGGGCATGGCGACCAGCATCCCACCGCACAACCTGCGCGAGGTGGCCGACGGCGTCCAGTGGCTGCTCGAGCACCCGGAGGCGAGCAACGAGGAACTGCTGGCCGCGCTGCTCGAACGCGTCAAGGGGCCCGACTTCCCGACCGGCGCGCTGATCGTCGGCAAGGACGCGATCGAGCAGGCGTACCGCACCGGGCGCGGCGCGATCACCATGCGCGCGGTCGTCGAGGTCGAGGAGGACAACCGCGGCCGCGCGATCCTCGTCGTCACCGAGCTGCCGTACCAGGTCAACCCGGACAACCTCGCGCAGAAGATCGCCGACCTCGCCAGCACCGGCCGGGTGCAGGGCATCGCCGACATCCGCGACGAGTCGAGCGCCCGCGTCGGGCAGCGGCTCGTCGTCGTGCTCAAGCGCGACGCCGTGGCCAAGGTCGTCCTCAACAACCTGTACAAGCACACCCAACTGCAGGACACCTTCGGCGCGAACATGCTGGCGCTGGTCGACGGTGTGCCCCGCACACTGTCCATCGACAGGTTCGTCAAGCACTGGGTCGACCACCAGATCGACGTCATCGTCCGGCGCACGAGGTACCGGCTGCGCAAGCGCGAGGAGCGCCTGCACATCGTCCGCGCGCTGCTCAAGGCAATCGACCGCATCGACGAGGTCATCAACCTGATCAGGTCGAGCGAGTCGGCGGCCGTTGCGCAGACCGCGCTGATGGAGTTCCTCGACATCGACGAGGTGCAGGCACGCGCGATCCTCGACATGCAGCTGCGCAAGCTGGCCGCGCTCGAGCGGCAGGAGCTGCAGTCGGAGCACGACGCCCTCCTCGCCGAGATCACCGAGCTCAACGCGATCCTCGCGTCCCCGCCACGGCAGCGCGAGATCGTCAGCGAGGAGCTCGCGGCGATCGTCGATCAGTACGGTGACGAGCGGCGTACGCGCATCGTGCCGCACGAGGGCGACATGACGGCCGAGGACCTCATCCCGCGGGAGGACGTCGTCGTCAGCATCACCCACGGCGGCTACGCCAAGCGCACGAAGTCCGACCTGTACCGGTCGCAGCGTCGCGGCGGGCGCGGCGTCCGTGGCGCGCAGCTGAAGCAGGACGACATCGTCGACCACTTCTTCGTGACCAACACCCACCAGTGGATCCTGTTCTTCACGAACATGGGCCGGGTCTACCGCATCAAGGCCTACGAGCTCCCCGAGGCCGCGCGTGACGCCAGGGGTCAGCACGTGGCGAACCTGATGGCGTTCCAGCCGGACGAGCGCATCGCCGGCGTCCTCGCGCTCCGCGACTACGAGGCGGCTCCGTACCTCGTCGTCGCCACCAAGCGCGGCCTGGTGAAGAAGACCAGGCTCACCGACTACGACTCGCCACGCACGGGTGGTCTCATCGCGGTCAACCTGCGCGACGACGACGAGCTGATCGGCGCGCGCCTGGTCGGTCCCGAGGACGACGTCCTGGTGGTGTCGCGCAAGGGCATGTCGATCAGGTTCCACGCGTCGGACTCGGCACTCCGCCCCATGGGTCGGGCGACGAGCGGCGTCATCGGCATGCGGTTCAGGGACGGCGACGAGCTGCTGGCCCTCGAGGTCGTGACGGCGGGGTCGTCCGTCTTCACGGCGACGTCCGGTGGCTACGCCAAGCGCACCCCGGTCGATGAGTGGATGGTGAAGGGCAGGGGCGGCCTCGGTATCAAGGCGATGCGCATCCCGGAGGAGCGCGGCACCCTGGTCGGCGCGGTCATCGTCCACGAGGGCGACGAGCTCTACGCGATGACGGCCAACGGCGGCGTCATCCGCACCCGAGTGACGGAGGGTGAGCTTCGTCCGCTGGGTCGTGACACTATGGGGGTGCGCCTCATCAATCTGGCGGACGGCGACGAGGTCGTGGCGATCGCCAGGAACGCCGAGGCGACCGTGGTCGACGACCCAGTCGACGAACCCGGAGAGGGGGACGCGTGAGCGACTTGCAGCGTTTCGCCACGCGTGGCGCCACCGCGACCGGTACCCAGGGCGGACGCGCCCGGGAGGCGCAGGGCCGCCCGTCCGGTGGTCAGCCCGAGCAGGGTCCTGGTCAGGGTGGCCAGTCTGGAGGCAACGGCCAGCGCTCGAGGCCCGAGACCGGGCCACAGTCCCGGCTCATCCCGACGCGCGCGACCGGCAGCCAGCCACGGGTGCCGGGGCGTTCCCGTGCGCCGCGGCGGGCCCACCTGCTGCTCAGCAGGGTCGATCCGTGGTCGGTGATGAAGTTCAGCTTCGTGGTGTCGCTCGTCCTGTTCGTGGTGCTGTTCGTCGCGGTGGCGGTGCTGTACTCCGTGCTCTCCGGCATGGGTGTGTTCGACTCCGTGATCAGCACGGCTCGCGACCTGTCCGGCGGCAGTGACACCTGGGACGTCTCCAGCTGGTTCTCCGCCAAGACCATCCTCGGCTGGACCGCCGTCCTCGGCGCCGTCAACGTCGTCCTGGTCACCGCCCTCGCCACCCTGGGTGCCTTCGTCTACAACCTCGTGACGAGCCTCGTCGGCGGCATCGAGGTCACCCTCTCCGAGGCCGAGTGAATCCCGGGTGATTCCGACCGCGCCGGTGCGATAGGCTCGTTTCGTTCGTCTCCTGGGGCTATAGCTCAGCCCGGTTAGAGCGCTTCCCTGATAAGGAAGAGGTCCCTGGTTCAAGTCCAGGTAGCCCCACCCCTCGGGCCGGTTCTTCGCCTGAAGAGCCGGCCTTCGTGCGTCCCACGCTCCCGCGTAGGATTGCGCCAACCTGCACGACATCCCCGAGGCGCCGGCCGGCGCCGCCTACCGGAAGGGCGCGACTGATGAAGA
This genomic interval carries:
- the gnd gene encoding decarboxylating 6-phosphogluconate dehydrogenase, producing the protein MQLGMIGLGRMGANMAERVRRGGHTIVGYDVSADSGRDVATLEELVAALTPPRAVWIMVPLQFVGPTVETLAGLLGEGDVVVDGGNSRWSDDKERAGLLAERGVGFVDCGVSGGIWGLDNGYALMCGGSADDVARLRPVFDALRPEGGSGFVHAGPVGAGHFTKMVHNGIEYGMMQALAEGYELLTAAELVEDPDACVRSWRKGTVIQSWLLDLLARSFDDDPRLEQIDDYAEDSGEGRWTVEAAVDNAVPISTISAALFARFASRQHESVAMKAVAAMRNQFGGHAIHRADGTVSEPVRRPDGTTVPPRSRD
- the recF gene encoding DNA replication/repair protein RecF, whose protein sequence is MHVAHLSLTDFRSYPSVEVPFDAGVTAFVGPNGQGKTNLVEAIAYVATLGSHRVASDAPLVRAGTDRAIVRCAVERDGRRNLVELEINPGKANRARINKGAVPRAREVLGLVTTVLFAPEDLALVRGDPGERRRFLDDLVVARLPSFASVRADYDRVLKQRNALLKSAAATGARRAPQLSTLDVWDGHLARTGAELLAARLRLVDALRPHVGKAYDEISHGGGGPARLTYRSSLGPDAPVEADPQVLAAAMQAAVAARRKDELDRGVTLVGPHRDELELELGDLAVRGYASHGESWSLALALRLGSFELLRGDLAGDPVLILDDVFAELDVERRHRLAELTASADQVLVTAAVPADVPEVLSGARFDVMEGEVTRVR
- a CDS encoding DUF721 domain-containing protein encodes the protein MPRPADDAPPPADLARAALNRVKDVALRRGATPGSGSTRSRRAEPRKVRPGDPELVGSTIDELMTQRGWDERATIGALFGRWPDLVGPQLAEHCRPRSYDEGRLHVTADSTAWATHLRALAPELLRRLGEELGPEVVRDVRITGPTAPSWRHGPRHVRGRGPRDTYG
- the gyrB gene encoding DNA topoisomerase (ATP-hydrolyzing) subunit B; translation: MAGVRSRQCLAPGGTGREGLRPVSYDATSITVLEGLEAVRKRPGMYIGSTGERGLHHLMNEVVDNSVDEALAGVCTDINVTLLADGGLRVVDNGRGIPVDEMANEKRPALEVIMTTLHAGGKFGGDGYTVSGGLHGVGVSVVNALSSRLEVEVHREGRIWRQAYVRGDPTGPVTNAGETDRTGTTTTFWADTEVFETTTYVFEVLARRLQEMAFLNKGLRITLRDERPGGEDVSEQNGGESSGQREVSYKYDEGIVDFVRHLNATKDPVHSSVISWSSEDTERGISLEVAMQWNTTFSESVYTFANTINTVEGGTHEEGFRAALTSLVNRYARHWNVLKEKDPNFTGDDVREGLTAIVSVKMRDPQFEGQTKTKLGNTEAKTYVQTSTGDMLSAWLDKNPGEGKDIARKGFAAAMARIAARKARDLARNRKGLLSAGGLPGKLADCQSTLPEECEVFIVEGDSAGGSGKGGRDVRIQAILPIRGKILNVEKARIDKVLQNQEVQALISALGTGIHEDFDVAKLRYHKIILMADADVDGQHIRTLLLTLLFRFMRGLIEGGYVYLAQPPLYRIKWTNAADDFVYSDRERDGLLKLGQESGRRLKQDGIQRYKGLGEMNANELWDTTMDPDKRVLLQVSLDDAAQADEMFSVLMGEDVESRRKFIQRNAKDVRFLDI
- the gyrA gene encoding DNA gyrase subunit A; the encoded protein is MQRSYLDYAMSVIVSRALPDVRDGLKPVHRRVLYAMYDGGYRPDRSHSKCSRVVGDVMGHYHPHGDTAIYDALVRLAQPWSMRYPLVDGQGNFGSRGNDPPAAMRYTECRMASLAMEMVRAIDEDTVDFSDNYDGKTKEPDVLPARFPNLLVNGASGIAVGMATSIPPHNLREVADGVQWLLEHPEASNEELLAALLERVKGPDFPTGALIVGKDAIEQAYRTGRGAITMRAVVEVEEDNRGRAILVVTELPYQVNPDNLAQKIADLASTGRVQGIADIRDESSARVGQRLVVVLKRDAVAKVVLNNLYKHTQLQDTFGANMLALVDGVPRTLSIDRFVKHWVDHQIDVIVRRTRYRLRKREERLHIVRALLKAIDRIDEVINLIRSSESAAVAQTALMEFLDIDEVQARAILDMQLRKLAALERQELQSEHDALLAEITELNAILASPPRQREIVSEELAAIVDQYGDERRTRIVPHEGDMTAEDLIPREDVVVSITHGGYAKRTKSDLYRSQRRGGRGVRGAQLKQDDIVDHFFVTNTHQWILFFTNMGRVYRIKAYELPEAARDARGQHVANLMAFQPDERIAGVLALRDYEAAPYLVVATKRGLVKKTRLTDYDSPRTGGLIAVNLRDDDELIGARLVGPEDDVLVVSRKGMSIRFHASDSALRPMGRATSGVIGMRFRDGDELLALEVVTAGSSVFTATSGGYAKRTPVDEWMVKGRGGLGIKAMRIPEERGTLVGAVIVHEGDELYAMTANGGVIRTRVTEGELRPLGRDTMGVRLINLADGDEVVAIARNAEATVVDDPVDEPGEGDA
- a CDS encoding DUF3566 domain-containing protein; this translates as MSDLQRFATRGATATGTQGGRAREAQGRPSGGQPEQGPGQGGQSGGNGQRSRPETGPQSRLIPTRATGSQPRVPGRSRAPRRAHLLLSRVDPWSVMKFSFVVSLVLFVVLFVAVAVLYSVLSGMGVFDSVISTARDLSGGSDTWDVSSWFSAKTILGWTAVLGAVNVVLVTALATLGAFVYNLVTSLVGGIEVTLSEAE